A window of the Streptomyces sp. Ag109_O5-10 genome harbors these coding sequences:
- the hisD gene encoding histidinol dehydrogenase: MISRIDLRGDALPEGLALRDLLPRADFDVSAALEKVRPICEAVHHRGDAALIDFAEKFDGVRLESVRVPARALTDALERLDPAVRAALEESIRRARLVHREQRRTTHTTQVAPGGSVTEKWVPVERVGLYAPGGRSVYPSSVIMNAVPAQEAGVDSIALASPAQAEFGGLPHPTILAACALLGVDEVYAAGGATAVAMFAYGTESCPPVAMVTGPGNIWVAAAKRYFTGRIGIDAEAGPTEIAVLADATADPVHVAADLISQAEHDPLAAAVLVTDSVELADAVEKELAPQVAATKHVDDRIVPALEGRQSAIVLVDGVDEGLRVVDAYGAEHLEIQTADAAAVADRVRNAGAIFIGPWAPVSLGDYAAGSNHVLPTGGCACHSSGLSVQSFLRGIHIVDYTRDALAEVAHHVVTLAEAEDLPAHGAAVKARFGWKVPTGK; this comes from the coding sequence GTGATCTCCCGAATCGATCTGCGCGGCGACGCCCTCCCCGAGGGCCTCGCGCTGCGCGACCTGCTGCCCCGAGCCGACTTCGACGTCTCGGCCGCCCTGGAGAAGGTGCGGCCGATCTGCGAGGCCGTGCATCATCGGGGCGACGCGGCGCTGATCGACTTCGCCGAGAAGTTCGACGGCGTACGCCTGGAGTCGGTACGGGTCCCGGCCCGGGCGCTCACGGACGCGCTGGAGCGGCTCGACCCGGCGGTGCGCGCGGCCCTGGAGGAGTCCATCCGGCGCGCCCGGCTCGTCCACCGCGAGCAGCGCCGCACGACGCACACCACGCAGGTCGCGCCCGGCGGCTCGGTCACCGAGAAGTGGGTGCCGGTCGAGCGAGTGGGTCTCTACGCGCCCGGCGGACGTTCCGTCTACCCCTCCTCCGTGATCATGAACGCGGTGCCCGCGCAGGAGGCCGGCGTCGACTCGATCGCGCTCGCCTCGCCCGCGCAGGCCGAGTTCGGGGGCCTGCCGCACCCGACGATCCTCGCCGCCTGCGCCCTGCTCGGCGTGGACGAGGTCTACGCGGCCGGCGGCGCCACCGCCGTCGCGATGTTCGCGTACGGCACCGAGTCCTGCCCGCCCGTCGCCATGGTCACCGGCCCCGGCAACATCTGGGTGGCCGCCGCCAAACGCTACTTCACCGGCAGGATCGGCATCGACGCCGAGGCCGGACCGACCGAGATCGCCGTGCTCGCGGACGCCACCGCCGACCCGGTGCACGTCGCCGCCGACCTGATCAGCCAGGCCGAGCACGACCCGCTCGCGGCGGCGGTGCTGGTCACCGACTCCGTGGAGCTGGCGGACGCGGTCGAGAAGGAGCTGGCGCCGCAGGTCGCCGCCACCAAGCACGTCGACGACCGGATCGTGCCCGCCCTCGAGGGCCGGCAGTCCGCGATCGTCCTGGTCGACGGCGTCGACGAGGGCCTGAGGGTCGTCGACGCGTACGGCGCCGAGCACCTGGAGATCCAGACGGCCGACGCCGCCGCCGTGGCCGACCGGGTGCGGAACGCGGGCGCGATCTTCATCGGGCCCTGGGCGCCGGTCTCCCTCGGCGACTACGCCGCCGGCTCCAACCACGTGCTGCCCACCGGCGGCTGCGCCTGCCACTCCTCCGGGCTCTCCGTCCAGTCCTTCCTGCGCGGCATCCACATCGTCGACTACACGCGGGACGCGCTGGCCGAGGTCGCGCACCACGTGGTCACGCTGGCGGAGGCGGAGGACCTGCCCGCGCACGGCGCGGCGGTCAAGGCGAGGTTCGGATGGAAGGTACCGACGGGCAAGTGA
- a CDS encoding histidinol-phosphate transaminase: protein MSFGIDDLPVRDELRGKSPYGAPQLDVPVRLNTNENPYPLPEPLVERITERVREAARDLNRYPDRDAVQLRTELARYLTKAGNHPLSVENVWAANGSNEVIQQLLQTFGGPGRSAIGFEPSYSMHSLIARGTGTRWISGPRNEDFTLDVEAASAAIAEHRPDVVFITTPNNPTGNAVPAETVRALYEAAQAAKPSMVVVDEAYIEFSHGSSLLPLLEGRPNLVVSRTMSKAFGAAGLRLGYLAAHPAVVDAVQLVRLPYHLSAITQATALAALEHTDTLLKYVEQLKAERDRLVAELRAAGLEVTESDANFVQFGRFADPHAVWQRILDRGVLVRDNGVPGFLRVSAGTPEENDAFLDAVREVKKELDA from the coding sequence GTGAGCTTCGGCATCGACGATCTCCCCGTACGGGACGAGCTGCGCGGCAAGTCCCCCTACGGCGCGCCCCAGTTGGACGTCCCCGTACGGCTGAACACGAACGAGAACCCCTACCCGCTGCCCGAACCCCTGGTCGAGCGGATCACCGAGCGGGTGCGCGAGGCCGCCCGGGACCTGAACCGCTACCCCGACCGGGACGCGGTGCAGCTGCGCACCGAGCTGGCCAGGTACCTGACGAAGGCCGGCAACCACCCGCTCTCCGTCGAGAACGTGTGGGCGGCCAACGGCTCCAACGAGGTCATCCAGCAGCTGCTGCAGACCTTCGGCGGACCCGGCCGCAGCGCGATCGGCTTCGAGCCGTCGTACTCGATGCACTCGCTCATCGCGCGCGGCACCGGCACCCGCTGGATCTCCGGCCCCCGCAACGAGGACTTCACCCTCGACGTCGAGGCGGCCTCGGCGGCCATCGCGGAGCACCGGCCGGACGTCGTCTTCATCACCACCCCCAACAACCCCACCGGCAACGCGGTGCCGGCCGAGACGGTCCGCGCGCTCTACGAGGCCGCCCAGGCCGCCAAACCCTCGATGGTCGTCGTGGACGAGGCCTACATCGAGTTCAGCCACGGCTCCTCGCTGCTGCCGCTGCTCGAAGGTCGGCCGAATCTCGTCGTCTCCCGGACCATGTCGAAGGCCTTCGGCGCGGCCGGCCTGCGCCTCGGCTACCTCGCCGCGCACCCCGCGGTGGTGGACGCCGTCCAGCTGGTCCGGCTGCCCTACCACCTGTCGGCGATCACCCAGGCGACCGCGCTGGCCGCCCTGGAGCACACCGACACGCTGCTGAAGTACGTCGAGCAGCTGAAGGCCGAGCGGGACCGGCTGGTCGCCGAACTGCGGGCGGCGGGCCTCGAAGTCACCGAGTCGGACGCCAACTTCGTGCAGTTCGGGCGGTTCGCGGACCCGCACGCGGTGTGGCAGCGGATCCTCGACCGGGGAGTCCTCGTCCGGGACAACGGCGTGCCCGGCTTCCTGCGGGTGTCCGCCGGAACCCCCGAAGAGAACGACGCGTTCCTCGACGCGGTACGTGAAGTCAAGAAGGAGCTGGACGCATGA
- the hisB gene encoding imidazoleglycerol-phosphate dehydratase HisB — protein MTRVGRVERTTKETSVLVEIDLDGTGKTDIATGVGFYDHMLDQLGRHGLFDLTVKTDGDLHIDAHHTIEDTALALGAAFKQALGDKVGIYRFGNCTVPLDESLAQVTVDLSGRPYLVHTEPENMAPMIGEYDTTMTRHILESFVAQAQVALHVHVPYGRNAHHIVECQFKALARALRYASERDPRAAGILPSTKGAL, from the coding sequence ATGACCCGCGTAGGGCGCGTGGAGCGCACCACCAAGGAGACCTCGGTCCTCGTCGAGATCGACCTCGACGGCACCGGCAAGACCGACATCGCCACCGGCGTCGGCTTCTACGACCACATGCTCGACCAGCTCGGCCGGCACGGTCTGTTCGACCTCACCGTCAAGACCGACGGCGACCTGCACATCGACGCGCACCACACCATCGAGGACACCGCCCTCGCTCTCGGCGCCGCCTTCAAGCAGGCCCTCGGCGACAAGGTCGGCATCTACCGCTTCGGCAACTGCACGGTCCCCCTGGACGAGTCGCTCGCCCAGGTCACGGTCGACCTGTCCGGGCGCCCGTACCTCGTGCACACCGAGCCGGAGAACATGGCGCCGATGATCGGCGAGTACGACACCACCATGACCCGGCACATCCTGGAGTCCTTCGTCGCCCAGGCGCAGGTCGCCCTGCACGTGCACGTACCGTACGGACGTAACGCGCACCACATCGTGGAGTGCCAGTTCAAGGCGCTCGCGCGGGCGCTGCGCTACGCCTCCGAGCGCGACCCGCGCGCGGCCGGCATCCTCCCCTCGACGAAGGGCGCGCTGTAA
- the hisH gene encoding imidazole glycerol phosphate synthase subunit HisH encodes MTAPKSVVVFDYGFGNVRSAERALARAGADVEITRDFDKAMNADGLLVPGVGAFAACMQGLRGARGDWIIDRRLSGGRPVMGICVGMQILFARGIEHGVETEGLDEWPGSVEPLQAEIVPHMGWNTVDAPAGSELFAGLDADARFYFVHSYAVHDWTQETHNAAMHAPRVTWSTHGKPFVAAVENGALWATQFHPEKSGDAGAQLLTNWIGTL; translated from the coding sequence TTGACCGCTCCCAAGAGTGTGGTGGTCTTCGACTACGGCTTCGGCAACGTCCGGTCCGCCGAGCGCGCCCTCGCCCGCGCCGGGGCCGATGTCGAGATCACCCGTGACTTCGACAAGGCGATGAACGCGGACGGCCTGCTGGTGCCGGGCGTCGGCGCCTTCGCCGCCTGCATGCAGGGCCTGCGCGGGGCGCGCGGGGACTGGATCATCGACCGCCGGCTGTCCGGCGGACGGCCCGTGATGGGCATCTGCGTCGGCATGCAGATCCTGTTCGCGCGCGGCATCGAGCACGGCGTCGAGACCGAGGGCCTCGACGAGTGGCCCGGCTCGGTCGAGCCGCTCCAGGCCGAGATCGTCCCGCACATGGGCTGGAACACCGTGGACGCACCGGCGGGCTCCGAGCTGTTCGCCGGCCTGGACGCCGACGCGCGCTTCTACTTCGTGCACTCCTACGCCGTCCACGACTGGACCCAGGAGACGCACAACGCGGCCATGCACGCCCCCAGGGTGACCTGGTCGACGCACGGCAAGCCGTTCGTGGCCGCCGTGGAGAACGGCGCCCTGTGGGCCACCCAGTTCCACCCCGAGAAGTCCGGCGACGCCGGCGCCCAGCTCCTCACCAACTGGATCGGAACACTGTGA
- the priA gene encoding bifunctional 1-(5-phosphoribosyl)-5-((5-phosphoribosylamino)methylideneamino)imidazole-4-carboxamide isomerase/phosphoribosylanthranilate isomerase PriA: MSTLELLPAVDVRDGQAVRLVHGESGTETSYGSPLEAALAWQGSGAEWLHLVDLDAAFGTGDNRALVAEVTGAMDIKVELSGGIRDDATLAAALATGCTRVNLGTAALETPEWVAKVIAEHGDKIAVGLDVRGTTLRGRGWTRDGGDLFETLARLDQEGCARYVVTDIAKDGTLQGPNLELLKSVCAATDRPVVASGGVSSLDDLRALADLVPLGVEGAIVGKALYAKAFTLEEALEAVSR; the protein is encoded by the coding sequence GTGAGCACGCTCGAACTCCTTCCCGCCGTCGACGTCCGCGACGGCCAGGCCGTCCGCCTCGTGCACGGCGAGTCCGGGACCGAGACCTCCTACGGCTCCCCGCTGGAGGCGGCCCTCGCCTGGCAGGGATCGGGCGCCGAGTGGCTGCACCTGGTCGACCTGGACGCGGCGTTCGGCACCGGCGACAACCGCGCGCTGGTCGCCGAGGTCACCGGGGCGATGGACATCAAGGTCGAGCTGTCCGGCGGCATCCGCGACGACGCCACCCTCGCCGCGGCCCTCGCCACCGGCTGCACCCGCGTGAACCTCGGCACGGCGGCCCTGGAGACCCCGGAATGGGTCGCCAAGGTCATCGCCGAGCACGGCGACAAGATCGCGGTCGGCCTGGACGTACGCGGCACGACCCTGCGCGGCCGCGGCTGGACCCGCGACGGCGGCGACCTCTTCGAGACGCTCGCCCGCCTCGACCAGGAGGGCTGCGCCCGCTACGTCGTCACCGACATCGCCAAGGACGGCACCCTCCAGGGCCCGAACCTGGAACTCCTGAAGAGCGTGTGCGCGGCGACGGACCGGCCGGTCGTGGCCTCCGGCGGCGTGTCGTCGCTGGACGACCTCCGTGCGCTGGCCGACCTGGTACCCCTCGGTGTCGAGGGCGCCATCGTCGGAAAGGCCCTGTACGCCAAGGCGTTCACCTTGGAAGAAGCACTGGAGGCAGTGTCACGATGA
- a CDS encoding Rid family hydrolase → MTSDAVRRVQSGSPWEESFGFARAVAAGDRVVVGGTTSFKGTVLYGEGDPYEQARVAFAAALEAIAEFGLGPESVIRTRLFLAHARDMDAVGRAHKEVFDAVRPVTTFVVVTGFVDPRILVEAELEAYRGAVDS, encoded by the coding sequence ATGACGTCCGATGCCGTACGGCGCGTGCAGAGCGGAAGTCCCTGGGAGGAGAGCTTCGGTTTCGCCCGCGCCGTCGCGGCGGGCGACCGTGTGGTGGTGGGCGGTACGACGTCCTTCAAGGGCACCGTGCTGTACGGGGAGGGCGACCCGTACGAGCAGGCCAGGGTGGCCTTCGCCGCCGCCCTGGAGGCGATCGCCGAGTTCGGTCTCGGACCGGAGTCGGTGATCCGTACCCGCCTGTTCCTCGCGCACGCGCGCGACATGGACGCGGTGGGACGCGCCCACAAGGAAGTCTTCGACGCGGTGCGCCCGGTGACCACGTTCGTCGTGGTGACCGGCTTCGTCGACCCGCGCATCCTGGTCGAGGCAGAGCTAGAGGCATACAGAGGAGCCGTGGATTCATGA
- a CDS encoding VOC family protein, translating to MIRVAMTSVYVDDVPKAHAFYTDVLGFETRTLLDLGDGTLFVTVGAPQGAQPDLQLLLEPGEGPLADPYRKAVYEAGLPAIVFSVDDIRSEYDRLRTLGVRFPHGPRDQGPVIAAVLDDTVGNLIQLTQPKD from the coding sequence GTGATCAGGGTCGCGATGACGAGCGTGTACGTGGACGACGTGCCGAAGGCGCACGCGTTCTACACGGACGTCCTCGGCTTCGAGACCCGTACCCTCCTGGACCTGGGCGACGGCACCCTGTTCGTCACGGTCGGCGCCCCGCAGGGTGCCCAGCCGGACCTCCAGCTCCTGCTGGAGCCCGGCGAGGGCCCCCTCGCCGACCCGTACCGCAAGGCCGTCTACGAGGCGGGCCTCCCGGCCATCGTGTTCTCGGTCGACGACATCCGTTCGGAGTACGACCGCCTGCGCACCCTGGGCGTCCGCTTCCCGCACGGCCCCCGGGACCAGGGCCCGGTGATCGCCGCCGTCCTGGACGACACGGTCGGCAACCTGATCCAGCTGACCCAGCCGAAGGACTGA
- a CDS encoding TIGR03085 family metal-binding protein: MSTFAKRERLLLADLLETAGPEAPTLCEGWVTRDLAAHVVVRERRPDAAGGTMIKQLAPRLEKVTAEFAAKPYEELIQLIRTGPPRFSPFQLKQVDEAANTVEFYVHTEDVRRAQPDWSPRELDPVFQEALWTRLERTARLLGRGLPTGLVLRRPDGQTAVAHRGAPVVTVTGEPSELLMFAFGRQSAAKVEVTGDENAIAKLNESKKLGI, translated from the coding sequence ATGTCGACCTTCGCCAAGCGTGAACGGCTTCTGCTCGCCGACCTCTTGGAGACCGCCGGTCCCGAGGCTCCGACCCTCTGCGAGGGCTGGGTGACCCGTGATCTGGCCGCGCACGTGGTGGTGCGCGAACGCCGGCCGGACGCGGCCGGGGGCACGATGATCAAGCAGCTGGCGCCGCGCCTGGAGAAGGTGACGGCCGAGTTCGCGGCGAAGCCGTACGAGGAGCTGATCCAGCTCATCCGCACCGGTCCGCCGCGTTTCTCGCCGTTCCAGCTCAAGCAGGTGGACGAGGCGGCCAACACGGTCGAGTTCTACGTCCACACCGAGGACGTCCGCCGGGCCCAGCCCGACTGGTCGCCGAGGGAGCTGGACCCGGTCTTCCAGGAGGCCCTGTGGACCCGGCTGGAGCGGACCGCCCGGCTGCTCGGCCGGGGTCTGCCGACGGGCCTGGTGCTGCGCCGCCCGGACGGCCAGACGGCGGTCGCCCACCGTGGCGCACCCGTGGTGACGGTGACCGGCGAGCCCTCCGAGCTGCTGATGTTCGCGTTCGGCCGGCAGAGCGCGGCGAAGGTCGAGGTGACCGGCGACGAGAACGCGATCGCCAAGCTGAACGAGTCCAAGAAGCTGGGCATCTGA
- the hisI gene encoding phosphoribosyl-AMP cyclohydrolase, whose product MTSTTGTTGTPPSSGLAPEIAARLKRSADGLLPAIAQQYDTGEVLMLGWMDDEALHRTLTTGRCTYWSRSRREYWVKGDTSGHFQWVKSVALDCDADTVLVKVDQVGAACHTGDRTCFDADVLLKDAEHGHEAADSGAAASDQ is encoded by the coding sequence ATGACCAGTACGACCGGTACGACGGGTACGCCCCCGTCCAGTGGCCTCGCCCCGGAGATCGCCGCCCGCCTCAAGCGCAGCGCCGACGGACTCCTCCCCGCCATCGCCCAGCAGTACGACACCGGCGAGGTGCTGATGCTCGGCTGGATGGACGACGAGGCGCTGCACCGGACCCTCACCACCGGCCGCTGCACCTACTGGTCGCGCAGCCGCCGGGAGTACTGGGTCAAGGGCGACACCTCCGGCCACTTCCAGTGGGTGAAGTCGGTCGCCCTCGACTGCGACGCCGACACCGTGCTGGTCAAGGTCGACCAGGTGGGCGCCGCCTGCCACACCGGCGACCGCACCTGCTTCGACGCCGACGTGCTCCTCAAGGACGCCGAGCACGGTCACGAGGCCGCCGATTCCGGCGCGGCCGCCTCCGATCAGTAA
- a CDS encoding anthranilate synthase component I, with the protein MDLETFRKLATDRRVIPVTRKLLADGDTPVALYRKLAAERPGTFLLESAENGRSWSRYSFVGVRSAATLTARDGQAHWLGTPPVGVPVDGDPLAALRATIEALHTPHDQELPPFTGGMVGYLGYDIVRRLEKIGPGERDDLALPELTMLLTSDLAVMDHWEGSVLLIANAINHNDLDTGVDEAHADAVARLDAMEADLSRPVAQPPAVLPPSELPEYTALWGGPDFQVAVEDIKERIRAGEAFQVVPSQRFETPCTASALDVYRVLRATNPSPYMYLFRFDGFDVVGSSPEALVKVEDGQAMVHPIAGTRPRGATPQEDQALADELMADPKERAEHLMLVDLGRNDLGRVCEPGSVEVVDFMSVERYSHVMHIVSTVTGKVADGRTAFDVLTACFPAGTLSGAPKPRAMQIIDELEPSRRGLYGGCVGYLDFAGDSDTAIAIRTALLRDGTAYVQAGAGIVADSDPVAEDQECRNKAAAVLRAVHTANRLGK; encoded by the coding sequence ATGGACCTCGAGACCTTCCGCAAGCTCGCGACCGACCGGCGCGTCATCCCGGTCACCCGCAAGCTCCTCGCCGACGGCGACACCCCGGTCGCTCTCTACCGCAAGCTCGCCGCCGAGCGCCCCGGCACCTTCCTGCTGGAGTCCGCCGAGAACGGCCGCTCATGGTCCCGGTACTCGTTCGTGGGCGTCCGCAGCGCGGCGACCCTGACCGCCCGCGACGGTCAGGCCCACTGGCTCGGCACCCCGCCCGTCGGCGTGCCCGTCGACGGCGACCCGCTGGCCGCCCTGCGCGCCACCATCGAGGCCCTGCACACCCCGCACGACCAGGAACTGCCCCCCTTCACCGGCGGCATGGTCGGCTACCTCGGGTACGACATCGTGCGCCGCCTGGAGAAGATCGGCCCGGGGGAGCGCGACGACCTCGCACTTCCCGAGCTGACCATGCTCCTCACCAGCGACCTCGCCGTCATGGACCACTGGGAGGGCTCGGTCCTGCTGATCGCCAACGCGATCAACCACAACGACCTCGACACCGGCGTCGACGAGGCCCACGCCGACGCCGTGGCCCGCCTGGACGCCATGGAGGCCGACCTCTCCCGCCCGGTCGCCCAGCCGCCCGCCGTCCTGCCGCCCTCCGAGCTCCCCGAGTACACCGCCCTGTGGGGCGGCCCCGACTTCCAGGTCGCCGTCGAGGACATCAAGGAGCGCATCCGCGCGGGCGAGGCCTTCCAGGTCGTCCCCTCCCAGCGCTTCGAAACCCCGTGCACGGCGAGCGCACTGGACGTGTACCGGGTCCTCAGGGCCACCAACCCGTCGCCGTACATGTACCTCTTCCGCTTCGACGGCTTCGACGTCGTGGGATCCAGCCCGGAGGCCCTCGTCAAGGTCGAGGACGGGCAGGCCATGGTGCACCCCATCGCGGGCACCCGGCCGCGCGGGGCCACCCCGCAGGAGGACCAGGCCCTCGCCGACGAGCTGATGGCCGACCCCAAGGAGCGCGCCGAGCACCTGATGCTCGTCGACCTCGGACGCAACGACCTGGGCCGGGTCTGCGAGCCCGGCTCCGTCGAGGTCGTCGACTTCATGTCCGTCGAGCGGTACTCGCACGTCATGCACATCGTCTCGACGGTCACCGGAAAGGTCGCCGACGGCCGCACCGCCTTCGACGTGCTCACCGCCTGCTTCCCGGCCGGCACCCTCTCCGGCGCCCCCAAGCCCCGCGCCATGCAGATCATCGACGAACTGGAACCGTCCCGGAGGGGGCTGTACGGCGGCTGCGTCGGCTACCTCGACTTCGCCGGCGACTCCGACACCGCCATCGCCATCCGCACCGCGCTGCTCCGCGACGGCACGGCGTACGTCCAGGCCGGCGCCGGCATCGTCGCCGACTCCGACCCGGTCGCCGAGGACCAGGAGTGCCGCAACAAGGCGGCGGCGGTCCTGCGGGCGGTGCACACGGCCAACAGACTGGGCAAGTAG
- a CDS encoding TIGR02234 family membrane protein — MGYVTAVPHPSSEAGEPTRSGRRSLAVALLFGALGAAVALLSTRQRWAAGTATVAGGDFPLTAKGSDVTGVPAALAIVGLAALVAVFAVRRAGRFLVSGLLALSGAGIVAAALLGAADGSALDEKAAEASGDTSATVAALSHTGWPYVAAAGGALILVAGLLALRYGRLWPAMSGRYERGTGAERPRRAPKPVDPDRPEDIWKALDRGEDPTGA; from the coding sequence GTGGGGTACGTGACTGCTGTTCCTCACCCCTCTTCCGAAGCCGGCGAGCCCACCCGGTCCGGCCGCCGCAGCCTCGCCGTCGCGCTGCTCTTCGGCGCGCTCGGCGCGGCCGTGGCCCTGCTGTCCACCCGGCAGCGCTGGGCGGCGGGCACCGCGACGGTGGCAGGCGGCGACTTCCCGCTGACCGCCAAGGGCAGCGACGTCACGGGCGTCCCCGCGGCCCTCGCCATAGTGGGCCTTGCCGCGCTCGTCGCCGTCTTCGCCGTCCGCAGGGCCGGGCGCTTCCTGGTCTCCGGCCTCCTCGCGCTGTCCGGCGCCGGCATCGTCGCCGCGGCCCTGCTGGGCGCGGCCGACGGCTCCGCGCTCGACGAGAAGGCCGCCGAGGCCAGCGGGGACACGTCCGCCACGGTCGCCGCGCTCAGCCACACGGGCTGGCCGTACGTCGCCGCGGCCGGCGGCGCGCTCATCCTGGTCGCCGGTCTGCTGGCGCTGCGCTACGGGCGGCTGTGGCCCGCCATGTCCGGGCGCTACGAGCGCGGCACGGGGGCGGAGCGGCCGCGGCGGGCGCCGAAGCCGGTGGATCCCGACCGGCCGGAGGACATCTGGAAGGCGCTCGACCGGGGCGAGGATCCCACGGGCGCGTGA
- a CDS encoding HGxxPAAW family protein, translated as MAGSSHGHTPAAWTGVIIAFIGFCVAGAFMVMAQPVGFWAGMAIVLLGGVVGLIMRSMGLGQPKQSGALAYTPTAPAATREPAAAES; from the coding sequence ATGGCGGGCAGCAGCCACGGTCACACCCCGGCCGCCTGGACCGGCGTCATCATCGCCTTCATCGGTTTCTGCGTCGCGGGCGCCTTCATGGTGATGGCGCAGCCCGTGGGTTTCTGGGCAGGCATGGCGATCGTGCTCCTCGGCGGCGTGGTCGGCCTGATCATGCGCTCCATGGGCCTCGGCCAGCCGAAGCAGAGCGGTGCCCTGGCGTACACCCCCACCGCCCCGGCCGCCACCCGCGAGCCGGCCGCGGCCGAGAGCTGA
- a CDS encoding DUF2752 domain-containing protein: protein MRGVNADSHSAAAPPAMPTLRGRLAVPVSVLGAVAGAFAYVGTVDPNQPGHYPVCPLYRLTGLYCPGCGGLRSAHAFVHGDFLAALRDNAAGVLAYLAFAVVWTVWAVRAARGRPARIQLGPVQMWSLGVLLLVFTVVRNLPFGGWLHP, encoded by the coding sequence ATGCGAGGCGTGAACGCCGACAGCCACAGCGCAGCCGCCCCGCCGGCGATGCCCACCCTCCGGGGCCGGCTGGCCGTGCCCGTCTCCGTGCTGGGCGCCGTCGCCGGAGCCTTCGCCTACGTCGGCACCGTCGATCCCAACCAGCCCGGTCACTACCCGGTCTGCCCGCTCTACCGGCTCACCGGCCTGTACTGCCCCGGCTGCGGCGGCCTGCGCAGCGCGCACGCCTTCGTCCACGGCGACTTCCTGGCCGCGCTGCGGGACAACGCGGCGGGCGTCCTCGCCTACCTGGCCTTCGCCGTGGTGTGGACCGTCTGGGCGGTGCGCGCGGCACGCGGCCGGCCCGCCCGGATCCAGCTCGGGCCGGTGCAGATGTGGAGCCTGGGCGTGCTGCTCCTGGTCTTCACCGTTGTCCGGAACCTGCCCTTCGGTGGCTGGTTGCATCCTTGA
- the trpC gene encoding indole-3-glycerol phosphate synthase TrpC: protein MSVLDEIIDGVRADLAERQARVSLDELKERAAKAPAAKDGVAALRGEGVKVICEVKRSSPSKGALAAIADPAGLAADYEAGGAAVISVLTEQRRFGGSLADLEAVRARVDIPVLRKDFIVTSYQLWEARAYGADLALLIVAALDQPALESLIERAESIGLTPLVEVHDEDEVERAVDAGAKVIGVNARNLRTLEVDRGTFERVAPEIPAHVVKVAESGVRGPHDLIAYANAGADAVLVGESLVTGRDPKAAVADLVAAGEHPALRHGRG from the coding sequence GTGAGTGTGCTCGACGAGATCATCGACGGCGTCCGTGCCGACCTCGCGGAACGGCAGGCGCGCGTCAGCCTCGACGAGCTCAAGGAGCGCGCGGCGAAGGCGCCGGCCGCCAAGGACGGCGTGGCCGCGCTGCGCGGTGAGGGCGTCAAGGTCATCTGTGAGGTGAAGCGCTCCAGCCCGTCCAAGGGCGCGCTGGCCGCGATCGCCGACCCGGCCGGGCTCGCCGCTGACTACGAGGCGGGCGGCGCGGCCGTCATCTCGGTCCTGACCGAGCAGCGCCGGTTCGGCGGCTCGCTGGCCGACCTGGAGGCGGTCCGGGCCCGGGTGGACATCCCGGTGCTGCGCAAGGACTTCATCGTCACGTCGTACCAGCTGTGGGAGGCCCGCGCGTACGGCGCCGACCTCGCGCTGCTGATCGTCGCCGCCCTCGACCAGCCGGCCCTGGAGTCGCTGATCGAGCGTGCCGAGTCCATCGGCCTCACCCCGCTCGTCGAGGTCCACGACGAGGACGAGGTCGAGCGCGCGGTGGACGCCGGCGCCAAGGTGATCGGTGTCAACGCGCGCAACCTGAGGACCCTGGAAGTCGACCGCGGCACCTTCGAGCGGGTCGCCCCCGAGATCCCCGCCCACGTCGTCAAGGTCGCCGAGTCCGGCGTCCGCGGTCCGCACGACCTGATCGCGTACGCCAACGCGGGCGCCGACGCGGTCCTGGTCGGCGAGTCCCTGGTCACGGGCCGCGACCCCAAGGCGGCGGTGGCCGACCTGGTGGCGGCCGGCGAACACCCCGCTCTGCGACACGGCCGCGGCTGA
- the trpM gene encoding tryptophan biosynthesis modulator TrpM, whose product MTLTVTTAVDRYARLARGCRPRGCRAPARRVHGRRVRYVIGDEPGQVNGRRWQRPVRGAGNGAISR is encoded by the coding sequence ATGACTCTCACGGTGACGACAGCAGTGGACCGGTACGCCCGCCTCGCGCGCGGCTGCCGTCCTCGCGGTTGCCGTGCACCGGCGCGGCGCGTCCACGGCCGCCGGGTGCGGTACGTCATCGGTGACGAACCCGGGCAGGTCAACGGACGTCGATGGCAGCGCCCCGTCAGGGGCGCGGGGAACGGCGCGATCAGCCGCTGA